The Fructilactobacillus ixorae genome has a window encoding:
- the rnmV gene encoding ribonuclease M5 translates to MKRIKEVLIVEGKSDTERIQQAVDADTIETRGSALSDETLALIDRLAQTRGVIVFTDPDFSGEKIRRIIADEIPEAKHAFLDKRAATPEKAHGSLGVEHASPAAIRQALAQVYTESDRNPEVITREELMAANLMGNHAAKQRRLELGEYLHLGYVNAKQLQRRLRMFGITKEQFHEALNHLEGGTTHAATSHRN, encoded by the coding sequence ATGAAACGAATTAAAGAAGTGTTGATTGTCGAGGGAAAATCAGATACCGAACGGATTCAACAGGCCGTGGATGCCGATACGATTGAAACCCGGGGTTCGGCCCTCAGTGACGAAACCCTCGCCTTAATTGATCGGTTGGCGCAAACTCGGGGTGTGATTGTATTTACCGATCCGGATTTTTCGGGTGAAAAGATTCGGCGGATCATCGCCGACGAAATCCCGGAAGCAAAGCATGCGTTTTTAGATAAGCGGGCCGCCACTCCGGAGAAAGCGCATGGTTCGTTAGGAGTTGAGCACGCTTCCCCAGCGGCGATTCGTCAGGCGTTGGCGCAGGTATACACGGAAAGTGATCGTAACCCCGAGGTGATTACTCGGGAGGAACTAATGGCTGCAAATTTAATGGGCAATCACGCTGCCAAACAACGGCGCTTAGAACTCGGGGAGTACCTGCACTTGGGGTACGTGAATGCCAAGCAGCTCCAGCGGCGGTTGCGGATGTTTGGGATTACCAAGGAGCAATTTCACGAAGCGCTGAACCACCTAGAAGGAGGAACAACACATGCAGCAACCAGCCATCGGAACTAG
- the rsmA gene encoding 16S rRNA (adenine(1518)-N(6)/adenine(1519)-N(6))-dimethyltransferase RsmA encodes MQQPAIGTRNRTLGILNQYHLSAKKSLGQNFLDDLQVLEGIVSAADVTDQDDVVEIGPGIGALTEQLAQRAHQVLAFEIDQNLIPVLAETLADYQNVTIINQDFLQANVPAILQHELDRQHRLKAVANLPYYITKPILMNFLKGAVHFETIVLMMQKEVANRLVAQPHSHDYGALSVMTHYLYRVEIALEVNKHSFIPAPKVDSAVVKLTPQDERPEVAYSQTAFFSFVHGCFMHRRKTLWNNLQSIFDKQPATKTTMQQVLATMGIAPSVRPQALSVEQFITLTNEFHKVGLLQ; translated from the coding sequence ATGCAGCAACCAGCCATCGGAACTAGAAATCGGACGCTCGGGATTTTAAATCAGTATCACTTGAGTGCCAAAAAAAGCCTGGGGCAAAACTTTTTGGATGATCTCCAAGTTTTAGAAGGGATTGTCAGCGCTGCGGACGTGACGGATCAGGACGACGTGGTCGAAATTGGACCGGGAATCGGAGCACTGACCGAACAGCTTGCCCAACGAGCACACCAGGTCCTTGCGTTTGAGATTGACCAAAATCTGATTCCGGTGTTGGCCGAGACCCTCGCTGATTATCAGAACGTGACAATCATTAACCAGGACTTTTTACAGGCGAACGTGCCAGCAATCTTACAGCATGAGTTAGACCGCCAGCACCGGTTAAAAGCCGTTGCTAATCTCCCGTACTACATTACCAAACCAATTTTAATGAACTTTTTAAAGGGTGCGGTGCACTTTGAAACGATCGTTTTGATGATGCAAAAGGAGGTCGCAAACCGACTGGTGGCGCAACCCCACTCCCACGACTATGGGGCCCTCAGCGTGATGACACATTACCTTTATCGAGTGGAAATTGCCCTAGAGGTGAATAAGCACTCCTTTATTCCAGCGCCTAAGGTGGATTCAGCGGTGGTTAAATTAACCCCACAGGATGAGCGTCCGGAAGTGGCGTACAGTCAGACGGCCTTCTTCTCGTTTGTGCACGGCTGCTTCATGCACCGTCGCAAGACCCTTTGGAATAACCTACAGTCCATCTTTGACAAGCAACCAGCGACGAAGACGACCATGCAGCAGGTTCTAGCAACAATGGGGATTGCCCCAAGCGTGCGGCCTCAAGCGTTAAGTGTGGAGCAATTCATCACTCTGACCAATGAATTTCACAAAGTCGGACTGCTCCAGTAG
- a CDS encoding Veg family protein: MQMNLPDIRSWIQDHLGSDIKVVEQAGRKRTNEYDGVLVEVFPAVFIVDLDSSEQPAHASFTYTKILTKDIQVTFM, from the coding sequence ATGCAAATGAATTTGCCGGATATCAGAAGTTGGATTCAAGACCACCTTGGCAGTGACATTAAAGTTGTTGAACAAGCTGGGCGAAAACGTACGAACGAATACGATGGCGTCCTCGTAGAGGTCTTTCCTGCCGTATTTATTGTTGATCTTGATTCAAGTGAGCAACCTGCACACGCTTCATTTACCTACACCAAGATCTTAACGAAGGATATTCAAGTGACATTTATGTAA
- a CDS encoding metal ABC transporter ATP-binding protein, protein MDDLILATKDLQEQFTEKRVLNNLTFQLRRGRFLSIVGENGVGKTTLLRIILGQLKPTHGSVTFYPNRKAVKIGYVPQFRNIDDEYPLAVQNFVALNFTQHHWPWLTRAERARLTAVLQATKLLDLKTEPLGRTSGGEKQRTYLAQALVIKPDLLILDESTASLDPIAKEQLLRLVRHLNQTTGITVISVTHDVPLAKQFSDDYLLLRPDGYQFGPIDQLQVSEYQGGEHHV, encoded by the coding sequence ATGGACGACCTAATTTTGGCAACGAAAGATTTGCAAGAACAATTTACCGAAAAACGCGTTTTAAATAACCTAACGTTTCAACTCCGACGGGGACGGTTTTTAAGCATTGTTGGTGAAAATGGGGTGGGGAAGACGACGCTCCTCCGGATTATCCTTGGGCAGTTAAAACCGACCCACGGGAGTGTGACGTTCTATCCGAATCGCAAGGCCGTGAAGATTGGCTATGTGCCCCAGTTTCGTAACATTGATGATGAATATCCGTTAGCGGTCCAAAATTTTGTCGCTTTGAACTTTACGCAACACCACTGGCCGTGGCTAACTCGTGCGGAACGAGCCCGGTTAACGGCGGTGTTGCAAGCAACCAAGTTGCTGGACCTTAAAACTGAGCCCCTCGGTCGGACTTCGGGGGGCGAAAAGCAACGAACGTATCTAGCACAGGCGCTCGTAATTAAGCCAGACCTGTTAATTTTGGATGAATCCACGGCCAGTTTGGATCCGATTGCGAAGGAACAACTTCTCCGCCTCGTCCGGCACCTGAATCAGACCACGGGAATTACGGTGATCTCCGTGACCCATGATGTGCCGTTAGCCAAGCAGTTTTCAGATGACTACCTCTTGTTGCGACCCGATGGCTACCAATTTGGCCCAATTGACCAACTGCAGGTCAGTGAATACCAAGGAGGAGAACACCATGTTTAG